The genomic DNA CAGAAGTGGAGCACCGCATGCCATGCATCTGGGCTCTCTAGCATACGAGGCAGGATGGCCCGTAAGGAGAGATCTTGTCCTACCTGTTCCACGAGGATTTCGCGCTCTGCCACCCAAGCTTGGCACACTTCGAGTGTGTGCTGCGCGGAATCCTCGATGCCCTCTCGACAATGCCAGCAATTGGCACTTTGCTCCCGTCCTATCCGAAATAGATAGTCGCCGAAACAGCCGTAGCCAGTTAGTATTTGGGTCGCTCTATAAGAGAGACGACCGTGTTGCCGCCGTACCCACTCCTCCAACACCGGATGTATGGCGCTTATGGTACGACGGCTTGCTTTGCTCTGGGCCAGACGGCGCTTCCATGTCTCTATGGCGACATCTTCATGTGTACCGAGCATTAACTACCGTAACCAACATTTACCTTTTACCGTCCCCACAAGTATACACAACTGGGTGTCCAGATCCAGGCCATCTTGCTAGTGCCCCGATATTCGGGTAACCGACGCTCCATTGGGCGAGCTGCCAGTTCTCGGGCTGTGCCGTAGGTTGGGATGCCTGTTACACCGAAGTTTGTGGGAAACGATGAAATATAATTGCGAATTTTTGAGTTTGATTATATTTATCTAAATTATATattactcaaaggtgactgactgactgacatagtgttctatcaacgcacagcccaaaccactggacggatcgggctgaaatttggcatgcaggtagatgttatgacttaTGACGCAGGCATCCgcaaagaaaggattttactaagggggtaaaacgggatccacgcgtgtacaaagttgcgggcggccgctagttttaaataagctTAGTATCTTTGAATCGTTGTTCACACAGCTTGTGTGAAATTGTATATCAAAGCTAAAAGTACTAAATGGCTAAAGTTTTAAGTTCAAGACCAACTAAAATAGGAGATATCATgaaattaatcaattaatttgaTAGTGTTATAGGAAAACATGGTATCAATTAACTTAGAGtagaggtggaccgacgatctggtaaaggtcgcgggaagagcctggatgcgggcagcgcaggaccgttcattgtggaaaaccttgggggaggcctttgtgcagcagtggacgtcatttggctgaaacgaacgaactgatGTGTTTGCAGAAAatcaattatgtattattattcttaCTCGTTTCAAGGTAGTCTGATGGTAGCTAAAATTAAGTCATTTCTAAATTATAACTAAAAGACGAAACGTGGAACGGAGAAAGGCGAGCAATGGAAAACTTCCCCGGTTTAAATTTTTTGTGTGCCGTAGAAAAAGCATTAAATACATTGCGACTATTTACATTTGCCGTTTAAAAAGCGTGTGCTCGTAACGTTATTGATTACAATCGAAATCTTTATTACTATACCAATTATCATTTACTATTGGTTTAATAAAAACGGTGACACTTCTTTGAAAGGATACCTTATTTTACTGATGGGCTATtacaaagtatttttatatatCTTAATAATCTGTTACTATGCTCCTGGACAAGGAAACAAGTTTAGAGAACTATTATCTACTCTGTCGTCTATACATTACACAATAAAGTGTTATCATCCTTACATGCAATATTTACTGCAGTCAAAGTTGAAATATTCTCGTGCCGTTATTAGCTTTGCAATTTTTAAAACTCTCATATAATATGTGGAGACAGCATTGGTTCTTGTTTTTTACAACAGAAAACATCAAAATGTATTACAGttaattttacattttctaatgtcCTACGTGTTGTCTGAAGCACGATTGATCTTTATTGGTTTTATAATGCATAATTCAatacttttaattataaataatatactTCAGAGCACTAATGCTTTAACTAAAGACGCTTATTCCAAAGGTTCGCTGGaatgttatttaattgttttgtaacaatttatttaaagttaacTAAATCAACTACTTAATCAATGCCTTGGCAAtcaagtaataattttaataaacctaTATTAATAATACTTTAATGTCCAAAACGTTGCAATTGAGTACTTAATCAATATTTCTGTTTCAGATACTATTTGCTATTATCTTTATTTAGTGCAGCAGCACACTTTGTCAGCATAGTATTTAGGTTGTTTTACAGTGTTTTAACTATGGTAAGAAGTAAGGTGGTAATCTATGATAATGGCTTCATGTGGTTCGCAATGTAGACAATGTtaaatatttatgataattCAAGTAAAAATTAGATAGGGGGATTTTCCCTTGATTTTCAGTAAATATGTGTCCCTTATCTGAAATCTGAGGCGATTTTCTTGAGATAACTTTAAAAGTGATGTTacactgttttgtttcattttccTACACTCAttcacgttcacgaacactaaTGATTAATAATCCACCATAATAACAGGAATAATCCAACATCACAAAGTGCTGAACATAATGCTTCACTATCCCGCCAAAAAATCTagttattttgttaataatttatttatgattgcAGAGAGATACTACGCTACAGACTGATGTTAAACATTTGGTTTCACCTGTTTG from Ostrinia nubilalis chromosome 8, ilOstNubi1.1, whole genome shotgun sequence includes the following:
- the LOC135074263 gene encoding uncharacterized protein LOC135074263 is translated as MLGTHEDVAIETWKRRLAQSKASRRTISAIHPVLEEWVRRQHGRLSYRATQILTGYGCFGDYLFRIGREQSANCWHCREGIEDSAQHTLEVCQAWVAEREILVEQVGQDLSLRAILPRMLESPDAWHAVLHFCEEVMSQKEAAEREREASPDAPPNRRRRSGHRRRHYHLHAPS